One Odocoileus virginianus isolate 20LAN1187 ecotype Illinois chromosome 4, Ovbor_1.2, whole genome shotgun sequence DNA segment encodes these proteins:
- the LOC139029589 gene encoding suppressor of cytokine signaling 5, which yields MDKVGKMWNNFKYRCQNLFGHEGGSRSENVDMNSNRCLSVKEKNNSLGDSAPQQQSSPLRENVALQLGLSPSKNSSRRNQNCATEIPQIVEISIEKDNDSCVTPGTRLARRDSYSRHAPWGGKKKHSCSTKTQSSLDTDKKFGRTRSGLQRRERRYGVSSVHDMDGVSSRTVGSRSLRQRLQDTVGLCFPMRTYNKQSKPLFSNKRKIHLSELMLEKCPFPAGSDLAQKWHLIKQHTAPVSPHSTFFDTFDPSLVSTEDEEDRLRERRRLSIEEGVDPPPNAQIHTFEATAQVNPLYKLGPKLAPGMTEINGDSSAIPQANCDSEEDTTTLCLQSRRQKQRQVSGDSHAHVSRQGAWKVHTQIDYIHCLVPDLLQITGNPCYWGVMDRYEAEALLEGKPEGTFLLRDSAQEDYLFSVSFRRYNRSLHARIEQWNHNFSFDAHDPCVFHSSTVTGLLEHYKDPSSCMFFEPLLTISLNRTFPFSLQYICRAVICRCTTYDGIDGLPLPSMLQDFLKEYHYKQKVRVRWLEREPVKAK from the coding sequence ATGGATAaagtggggaaaatgtggaataaCTTCAAGTACAGGTGTCAGAATCTCTTCGGTCACGAGGGAGGAAGCCGTAGTGAAAATGTGGATATGAACTCCAACAGATGTTTGTctgtcaaagagaaaaacaacagtttAGGAGACTCAGCTCCTCAGCAGCAAAGCAGTCCCTTAAGAGAAAATGTTGCCTTACAACTAGGGTTAAGCCCTTCAAAGAATTCTTCAAGGAGAAACCAAAACTGTGCCACTGAAATTCCTCAGATTGTTGAAATAAGCATTGAAAAGGATAATGACTCGTGTGTCACCCCAGGAACAAGACTTGCAAGAAGAGATTCCTACTCTCGACATGCTCCTTGGGGTGGGAAGAAGAAACATTCCTGCTCTACAAAGACACAGAGTTCACTGGATACGGATAAAAAGTTCGGTAGAACTCGAAGTGGACTTCAGAGGAGAGAGCGGCGGTACGGTGTCAGCTCCGTGCACGACATGGACGGTGTGTCCAGCAGGACTGTAGGAAGTCGCTCTCTGAGACAGAGGTTGCAGGATACTGTGGGCTTGTGTTTTCCCATGAGAACTTACAACAAGCAGTCAAAGCCCCTAttttctaataaaagaaaaatacatctttcTGAATTAATGCTTGAGAAATGCCcttttcctgctggctcagatttGGCCCAAAAATGGCATTTGATTAAGCAGCATACGGCCCCTGTGAGCCCACATTCAACATTTTTTGATACATTTGATCCATCCTTGGTTTCTACAGAAGATGAAGAAGATCGGCTTCGAGAGAGAAGGCGGCTTAGTATTGAAGAAGGGGTAGACCCCCCTCCCAATGCACAAATACATACATTCGAAGCCACTGCACAGGTTAACCCGTTATATAAACTGGGACCAAAGTTAGCTCCTGGAATGACTGAAATAAATGGGGACAGTTCTGCAATTCCACAAGCTAATTGTGACTCAGAAGAGGACACAACCACGCTGTGTTTGCAGTCACGGAGGCAGAAGCAACGTCAGGTATCTGGAGACAGCCATGCCCACGTTAGCAGACAGGGAGCCTGGAAGGTCCACACGCAGATTGATTACATACACTGCCTCGTGCCAGACTTGCTCCAGATCACAGGTAATCCCTGTTACTGGGGAGTGATGGACCGCTACGAAGCAGAAGCCCTTCTGGAAGGGAAACCTGAAGGTACATTTTTGCTCAGGGACTCTGCACAAGAGGACTACCTCTTCTCTGTGAGCTTCCGTCGCTACAACAGGTCCCTGCATGCCCGAATTGAACAGTGGAATCACAACTTTAGTTTCGATGCCCATGACCCATGTGTGTTTCACTCCTCCACTGTAACAGGACTTTTGGAACATTACAAAGACCCCAGCTCTTGCATGTTTTTTGAACCATTGCTTACAATATCACTAAACAGGACTTTCCCTTTTAGCCTGCAGTACATCTGCCGTGCAGTCATCTGCAGATGCACGACATATGATGGAATTGATGGGCTCCCTTTACCATCGATGttacaggattttttaaaagagtatcaTTATAAACAGAAGGTTAGAGTTCGCTGGCTAGAACGAGAACCAGTCAAAGCAAAGTAA